Proteins encoded by one window of Carcharodon carcharias isolate sCarCar2 chromosome 30, sCarCar2.pri, whole genome shotgun sequence:
- the man2b1 gene encoding lysosomal alpha-mannosidase isoform X1, which produces MAVRLGVGCFKLLFSLCPFILSPWANGESPGRCGYQACPAVNPKMLNVHLVPHTHDDVGWLKTVDQYYYGANTGIQRAGVQYILDSVIPQLQADPTKRFIYVEVAFFYRWWKQQTDSMKKLVKQLVNEGRLEFVNGGWCMNDEATTHYNSIIDQMTLGFQFLNETFGECGRPRVAWHIDPFGHSREQASLFAQMGFDGFFFGRLDYQDKQSREDLKEMEQMWRASANLPKPNADLFTGVLPNGYNPPSKLCWDVLCSDEPIKDIKDMDEYNVDQIVSYFIQTAHKQAKHYRTKHIIMTMGSDFHFQDANMWYTNLDKLIKYVNAAQNTGSDVNVLYSTPSCYLYELNKANLTWSVKSDDFFPYADGPHQFWTGYFTSRPALKRYERLSNNFLQVCNQLEVLGASGSHIGPYGVGDSSVLKKAMGVAQHHDAVSGTEKQHVADDYAKKLAKGWDQCEVLISNALSSLSGMKQNFIFCNKLNISVCPRIEELGNFTVTLYNPLARAVSVYVRIPVNGTDYTVSDPTGSSVLNQVVAVSNFTKKLRKDRGYAVNELVFPARVAALGFSTYSVSRKSDSSVFSRLFKSVRRKKGLTIENKYIRVLFDVDTGLMSGIENLQKNLSLPVTQSFHWYSASTGNHKSSQKSGAYIFRPKQGSPIPMSTNVKTYTVQTDLFQEVYQNVSSWCSQVVRLYKNQKFVELEWTVGPIPVDDNVGKEVISRFDTPLKTDGIFYTDSNGREILTRRRDYRPTWKLNQTEPIAGNYYPVNSRIYMKDGKTQLTVLPDRSQGGSSIRDGSLELMVHRRLLYDDNRGVGEALSEPGYDGNGLIVRGKHLVFLDTVDASAELHRLQAQAEYMAPWTIMAEGTGAPYSTHLNHISEFSALKEELPQNLHLLTLAQWDSQSFLIRLEHQFEMGESSVYSKPVTVDLANLFSAFEITSVEEMSLGFNQRKEDVSRLTWKTVQEAHDVKSASSRNDISKHTVVLNPMEIRTFRVHIQHR; this is translated from the exons ATGGCTGTGAGACTTGGTGTGGGGTGTTTCAAGCTGttgttctctctctgcccctttattCTCAGTCCCTGGGCAAATGGGGAGTCGCCTGGGAGGTGTGGATACCAG GCCTGTCCTGCTGTCAACCCCAAGATGCTAAATGTTCACCTGGTGCCACACACTCACGATGATGTGGGCTGGCTTAAGACAGTGGATCAGTATTATTATGGAG CCAATACTGGTATTCAACGTGCTGGGGTCCAGTACATCCTAGACTCTGTGATCCCACAACTGCAAGCAGATCCGACCAAGAGATTTATCTATGTGGAGGTCGCCTTCTTCTATCGTTGGTGGAAGCAGCAGACTGACAGTATGAAGAAGCTGGTGAAACAGCTGGTCAATGAAG gcaggctggagtttgttaacGGAGGCTGGTGCATGAATGATGAAGCAACCACCCACTACAATTCCATCATTGATCAAATGACCCTGGGCTTCCAGTTTCTGAATGAGACGTTTGGAGAGTGTGGTCGACCCCGCGTTGCCTGGCACATCGACCCATTTGGACACTCCAGGGAGCAGGCCTCCCTCTTTGCTCAG ATGGGGTTCGATGGCTTTTTCTTTGGCCGCCTCGACTATCAGGACAAGCAAAGCCGAGAAGATCTGAAGGAAATGGAACAAATGTGGCGAGCTAGTGCAAATCTGCCAAAACCCAATGCTGACCTGTTCACAG GTGTTCTTCCCAATGGCTATAACCCTCCCAGTAAGCTCTGCTGGGATGTGCTTTGTTCAGATGAGCCCATCAAAGACATTAAAGATATGGATGAGTATAATGTGGACCAAATCGTTTCCTATTTCATACAAACCGCACACAAGCAG GCGAAGCATTACAGAACCAAGCACATCATCATGACCATGGGATCTGACTTCCACTTTCAAGACGCGAACATGTGGTACACGAATCTAGACAAGCTCATCAAATATGTGAATGCTGCG CAAAACACTGGGAGTGATGTCAATGTGCTCTACTCCACCCCATCCTGCTATCTGTATGAACTAAACAAGGCAAACCTGACCTG GTCTGTGAAGTCCGATGATTTCTTCCCGTATGCGGATGGTCCCCATCAGTTCTGGACGGGTTACTTCACCAGTCGCCCGGCTTTGAAACGATACGAGAGACTGAGTAACAATTTTCTCCAG GTCTGCAATCAGTTGGAGGTTTTGGGGGCCTCGGGTTCTCACATTGGCCCCTACGGCGTGGGAGACAGCTCTGTACTGA AGAAGGCGATGGGAGTGGCCCAGCATCATGATGCTGTGTCCGGGACAGAGAAGCAGCACGTTGCAGATGATTACGCCAAGAAGTTAGCCAAAGGCTGGGATCAGTGTGAG GTACTCATTAGCAATGCTCTGTCAAGTCTCAGTGGAATGAAACAGAATTTCATCTTCTGCAACAAACTCAACATCAGCGTCTGTCCTCGCATCGAAGAACTTGGCAAT TTTACAGTTACTCTCTACAATCCCTTGGCGAGAGCagtgagtgtatatgtgagaATCCCTGTTAACGGCACAGATTACACAGTTTCTGACCCCACAGGCAGCTCGGTACTAAACCAG gttgtTGCCGTGTCAAATTTTACAAAGAAACTGCGGAAAGACCGTGGCTATGCAGTGAACGAGCTGGTGTTCCCGGCCAGGGTTGCAGCATTGGGTTTTAGCACTTACAGTGTATCCAGGAAGTCAGACAGCTCCGTGTTTAGCAGACTGTTCAAGTCAGTGAGGAGAAAGAAAGGCCTCACAATTGAAAATAAG TATATCCGAGTATTATTTGACGTGGATACTGGCCTGATGAGTGGGATTGAGAACCTGCAGAAGAATCTTTCTCTACCTGTTACTCAGAGCTTCCATTG GTACAGTGCCAGTACAGGAAACCACAAGAGCAGTCAAAAGTCCGGAGCTTATATCTTTCGGCCGAAACAAGGGTCCCCTATCCCAATGTCCACAAACGTGAAGACATACACAGTCCAG ACGGACTTATTTCAGGAAGTTTATCAGAACGTTTCATCGTGGTGCTCACAAGTCGTCCGACTCTACAAAAACCAAAAGTTTGTCGAGCTGGAGTGGACCGTTGGGCCAATTCCAGTCGA TGACAACGTTGGCAAGGAAGTTATCAGCCGCTTCGACACGCCATTAAAAACAGATGGAATTTTCTACACGGATTCCAATGGGAGAGAGATCCTCACACGGAG GAGAGATTATCGACCTACATGGAAACTCAACCAAACGGAGCCTATTGCTGGAAACTACTACCCTGTGAACAGTCGTATTTACATGAAG GATGGCAAGACTCAGCTGACTGTACTGCCTGACCGCTCTCAGGGAGGAAGCAGCATCCGAGATGGTTCACTAGAGCTCATG GTTCATCGAAGACTGCTGTATGATGATAACAGAGGTGTCGGGGAGGCCTTGTCAGAGCCGGGTTATGATGGCAATGGGCTGATAGTGCGAGGGAAGCACCTTGTCTTCCTCGACACAGTCGACGCCTCTGCTGAGCTCCACAGACTGCAGGCACAGGCAGAGTACATGGCTCCATGGACCATCATGGCCGAAGGCACAGGAGCACCCTACAGTACCCATCTGAATCACATTTCTGAG TTCTCGGCCTTGAAGGAAGAGCTGCCCCAAAACCTCCATCTCCTGACCCTGGCTCAGTGGGATTCCCAATCCTTCCTGATACGGCTGGAACACCAGTTTGAAATGGGAGAGAGCAGCGTCTACTCGAAGCCTGTCACCGTGGATCTGGCT AATTTATTTTCTGCTTTTGAGATCACTTCTGTTGAGGAAATGTCTCTGGGTTTCAACCAGCGGAAGGAAGACGTGTCCAGACTGACCTGGAAAACTGTACAAG AAGCACACGATGTCAAGTCAGCCTCCAGCCGTAACGATATCTCCAAGCACACTGTGGTCCTCAATCCAATGGAGATCCGCACTTTCCGTGTTCACATTCAGCACCGGTAA
- the man2b1 gene encoding lysosomal alpha-mannosidase isoform X3 — translation MIRGDGCETWCGVFQAVVLSLPLYSQSLGKWGVAWEVWIPANTGIQRAGVQYILDSVIPQLQADPTKRFIYVEVAFFYRWWKQQTDSMKKLVKQLVNEGRLEFVNGGWCMNDEATTHYNSIIDQMTLGFQFLNETFGECGRPRVAWHIDPFGHSREQASLFAQMGFDGFFFGRLDYQDKQSREDLKEMEQMWRASANLPKPNADLFTGVLPNGYNPPSKLCWDVLCSDEPIKDIKDMDEYNVDQIVSYFIQTAHKQAKHYRTKHIIMTMGSDFHFQDANMWYTNLDKLIKYVNAAQNTGSDVNVLYSTPSCYLYELNKANLTWSVKSDDFFPYADGPHQFWTGYFTSRPALKRYERLSNNFLQVCNQLEVLGASGSHIGPYGVGDSSVLKKAMGVAQHHDAVSGTEKQHVADDYAKKLAKGWDQCEVLISNALSSLSGMKQNFIFCNKLNISVCPRIEELGNFTVTLYNPLARAVSVYVRIPVNGTDYTVSDPTGSSVLNQVVAVSNFTKKLRKDRGYAVNELVFPARVAALGFSTYSVSRKSDSSVFSRLFKSVRRKKGLTIENKYIRVLFDVDTGLMSGIENLQKNLSLPVTQSFHWYSASTGNHKSSQKSGAYIFRPKQGSPIPMSTNVKTYTVQTDLFQEVYQNVSSWCSQVVRLYKNQKFVELEWTVGPIPVDDNVGKEVISRFDTPLKTDGIFYTDSNGREILTRRRDYRPTWKLNQTEPIAGNYYPVNSRIYMKDGKTQLTVLPDRSQGGSSIRDGSLELMVHRRLLYDDNRGVGEALSEPGYDGNGLIVRGKHLVFLDTVDASAELHRLQAQAEYMAPWTIMAEGTGAPYSTHLNHISEFSALKEELPQNLHLLTLAQWDSQSFLIRLEHQFEMGESSVYSKPVTVDLANLFSAFEITSVEEMSLGFNQRKEDVSRLTWKTVQEAHDVKSASSRNDISKHTVVLNPMEIRTFRVHIQHR, via the exons ATGATCCGAGGTGATGGCTGTGAGACTTGGTGTGGGGTGTTTCAAGCTGttgttctctctctgcccctttattCTCAGTCCCTGGGCAAATGGGGAGTCGCCTGGGAGGTGTGGATACCAG CCAATACTGGTATTCAACGTGCTGGGGTCCAGTACATCCTAGACTCTGTGATCCCACAACTGCAAGCAGATCCGACCAAGAGATTTATCTATGTGGAGGTCGCCTTCTTCTATCGTTGGTGGAAGCAGCAGACTGACAGTATGAAGAAGCTGGTGAAACAGCTGGTCAATGAAG gcaggctggagtttgttaacGGAGGCTGGTGCATGAATGATGAAGCAACCACCCACTACAATTCCATCATTGATCAAATGACCCTGGGCTTCCAGTTTCTGAATGAGACGTTTGGAGAGTGTGGTCGACCCCGCGTTGCCTGGCACATCGACCCATTTGGACACTCCAGGGAGCAGGCCTCCCTCTTTGCTCAG ATGGGGTTCGATGGCTTTTTCTTTGGCCGCCTCGACTATCAGGACAAGCAAAGCCGAGAAGATCTGAAGGAAATGGAACAAATGTGGCGAGCTAGTGCAAATCTGCCAAAACCCAATGCTGACCTGTTCACAG GTGTTCTTCCCAATGGCTATAACCCTCCCAGTAAGCTCTGCTGGGATGTGCTTTGTTCAGATGAGCCCATCAAAGACATTAAAGATATGGATGAGTATAATGTGGACCAAATCGTTTCCTATTTCATACAAACCGCACACAAGCAG GCGAAGCATTACAGAACCAAGCACATCATCATGACCATGGGATCTGACTTCCACTTTCAAGACGCGAACATGTGGTACACGAATCTAGACAAGCTCATCAAATATGTGAATGCTGCG CAAAACACTGGGAGTGATGTCAATGTGCTCTACTCCACCCCATCCTGCTATCTGTATGAACTAAACAAGGCAAACCTGACCTG GTCTGTGAAGTCCGATGATTTCTTCCCGTATGCGGATGGTCCCCATCAGTTCTGGACGGGTTACTTCACCAGTCGCCCGGCTTTGAAACGATACGAGAGACTGAGTAACAATTTTCTCCAG GTCTGCAATCAGTTGGAGGTTTTGGGGGCCTCGGGTTCTCACATTGGCCCCTACGGCGTGGGAGACAGCTCTGTACTGA AGAAGGCGATGGGAGTGGCCCAGCATCATGATGCTGTGTCCGGGACAGAGAAGCAGCACGTTGCAGATGATTACGCCAAGAAGTTAGCCAAAGGCTGGGATCAGTGTGAG GTACTCATTAGCAATGCTCTGTCAAGTCTCAGTGGAATGAAACAGAATTTCATCTTCTGCAACAAACTCAACATCAGCGTCTGTCCTCGCATCGAAGAACTTGGCAAT TTTACAGTTACTCTCTACAATCCCTTGGCGAGAGCagtgagtgtatatgtgagaATCCCTGTTAACGGCACAGATTACACAGTTTCTGACCCCACAGGCAGCTCGGTACTAAACCAG gttgtTGCCGTGTCAAATTTTACAAAGAAACTGCGGAAAGACCGTGGCTATGCAGTGAACGAGCTGGTGTTCCCGGCCAGGGTTGCAGCATTGGGTTTTAGCACTTACAGTGTATCCAGGAAGTCAGACAGCTCCGTGTTTAGCAGACTGTTCAAGTCAGTGAGGAGAAAGAAAGGCCTCACAATTGAAAATAAG TATATCCGAGTATTATTTGACGTGGATACTGGCCTGATGAGTGGGATTGAGAACCTGCAGAAGAATCTTTCTCTACCTGTTACTCAGAGCTTCCATTG GTACAGTGCCAGTACAGGAAACCACAAGAGCAGTCAAAAGTCCGGAGCTTATATCTTTCGGCCGAAACAAGGGTCCCCTATCCCAATGTCCACAAACGTGAAGACATACACAGTCCAG ACGGACTTATTTCAGGAAGTTTATCAGAACGTTTCATCGTGGTGCTCACAAGTCGTCCGACTCTACAAAAACCAAAAGTTTGTCGAGCTGGAGTGGACCGTTGGGCCAATTCCAGTCGA TGACAACGTTGGCAAGGAAGTTATCAGCCGCTTCGACACGCCATTAAAAACAGATGGAATTTTCTACACGGATTCCAATGGGAGAGAGATCCTCACACGGAG GAGAGATTATCGACCTACATGGAAACTCAACCAAACGGAGCCTATTGCTGGAAACTACTACCCTGTGAACAGTCGTATTTACATGAAG GATGGCAAGACTCAGCTGACTGTACTGCCTGACCGCTCTCAGGGAGGAAGCAGCATCCGAGATGGTTCACTAGAGCTCATG GTTCATCGAAGACTGCTGTATGATGATAACAGAGGTGTCGGGGAGGCCTTGTCAGAGCCGGGTTATGATGGCAATGGGCTGATAGTGCGAGGGAAGCACCTTGTCTTCCTCGACACAGTCGACGCCTCTGCTGAGCTCCACAGACTGCAGGCACAGGCAGAGTACATGGCTCCATGGACCATCATGGCCGAAGGCACAGGAGCACCCTACAGTACCCATCTGAATCACATTTCTGAG TTCTCGGCCTTGAAGGAAGAGCTGCCCCAAAACCTCCATCTCCTGACCCTGGCTCAGTGGGATTCCCAATCCTTCCTGATACGGCTGGAACACCAGTTTGAAATGGGAGAGAGCAGCGTCTACTCGAAGCCTGTCACCGTGGATCTGGCT AATTTATTTTCTGCTTTTGAGATCACTTCTGTTGAGGAAATGTCTCTGGGTTTCAACCAGCGGAAGGAAGACGTGTCCAGACTGACCTGGAAAACTGTACAAG AAGCACACGATGTCAAGTCAGCCTCCAGCCGTAACGATATCTCCAAGCACACTGTGGTCCTCAATCCAATGGAGATCCGCACTTTCCGTGTTCACATTCAGCACCGGTAA
- the man2b1 gene encoding lysosomal alpha-mannosidase isoform X2 translates to MAVRLGVGCFKLLFSLCPFILSPWANGESPGRCGYQACPAVNPKMLNVHLVPHTHDDVGWLKTVDQYYYGANTGIQRAGVQYILDSVIPQLQADPTKRFIYVEVAFFYRWWKQQTDSMKKLVKQLVNEGRLEFVNGGWCMNDEATTHYNSIIDQMTLGFQFLNETFGECGRPRVAWHIDPFGHSREQASLFAQMGFDGFFFGRLDYQDKQSREDLKEMEQMWRASANLPKPNADLFTGVLPNGYNPPSKLCWDVLCSDEPIKDIKDMDEYNVDQIVSYFIQTAHKQAKHYRTKHIIMTMGSDFHFQDANMWYTNLDKLIKYQNTGSDVNVLYSTPSCYLYELNKANLTWSVKSDDFFPYADGPHQFWTGYFTSRPALKRYERLSNNFLQVCNQLEVLGASGSHIGPYGVGDSSVLKKAMGVAQHHDAVSGTEKQHVADDYAKKLAKGWDQCEVLISNALSSLSGMKQNFIFCNKLNISVCPRIEELGNFTVTLYNPLARAVSVYVRIPVNGTDYTVSDPTGSSVLNQVVAVSNFTKKLRKDRGYAVNELVFPARVAALGFSTYSVSRKSDSSVFSRLFKSVRRKKGLTIENKYIRVLFDVDTGLMSGIENLQKNLSLPVTQSFHWYSASTGNHKSSQKSGAYIFRPKQGSPIPMSTNVKTYTVQTDLFQEVYQNVSSWCSQVVRLYKNQKFVELEWTVGPIPVDDNVGKEVISRFDTPLKTDGIFYTDSNGREILTRRRDYRPTWKLNQTEPIAGNYYPVNSRIYMKDGKTQLTVLPDRSQGGSSIRDGSLELMVHRRLLYDDNRGVGEALSEPGYDGNGLIVRGKHLVFLDTVDASAELHRLQAQAEYMAPWTIMAEGTGAPYSTHLNHISEFSALKEELPQNLHLLTLAQWDSQSFLIRLEHQFEMGESSVYSKPVTVDLANLFSAFEITSVEEMSLGFNQRKEDVSRLTWKTVQEAHDVKSASSRNDISKHTVVLNPMEIRTFRVHIQHR, encoded by the exons ATGGCTGTGAGACTTGGTGTGGGGTGTTTCAAGCTGttgttctctctctgcccctttattCTCAGTCCCTGGGCAAATGGGGAGTCGCCTGGGAGGTGTGGATACCAG GCCTGTCCTGCTGTCAACCCCAAGATGCTAAATGTTCACCTGGTGCCACACACTCACGATGATGTGGGCTGGCTTAAGACAGTGGATCAGTATTATTATGGAG CCAATACTGGTATTCAACGTGCTGGGGTCCAGTACATCCTAGACTCTGTGATCCCACAACTGCAAGCAGATCCGACCAAGAGATTTATCTATGTGGAGGTCGCCTTCTTCTATCGTTGGTGGAAGCAGCAGACTGACAGTATGAAGAAGCTGGTGAAACAGCTGGTCAATGAAG gcaggctggagtttgttaacGGAGGCTGGTGCATGAATGATGAAGCAACCACCCACTACAATTCCATCATTGATCAAATGACCCTGGGCTTCCAGTTTCTGAATGAGACGTTTGGAGAGTGTGGTCGACCCCGCGTTGCCTGGCACATCGACCCATTTGGACACTCCAGGGAGCAGGCCTCCCTCTTTGCTCAG ATGGGGTTCGATGGCTTTTTCTTTGGCCGCCTCGACTATCAGGACAAGCAAAGCCGAGAAGATCTGAAGGAAATGGAACAAATGTGGCGAGCTAGTGCAAATCTGCCAAAACCCAATGCTGACCTGTTCACAG GTGTTCTTCCCAATGGCTATAACCCTCCCAGTAAGCTCTGCTGGGATGTGCTTTGTTCAGATGAGCCCATCAAAGACATTAAAGATATGGATGAGTATAATGTGGACCAAATCGTTTCCTATTTCATACAAACCGCACACAAGCAG GCGAAGCATTACAGAACCAAGCACATCATCATGACCATGGGATCTGACTTCCACTTTCAAGACGCGAACATGTGGTACACGAATCTAGACAAGCTCATCAAATAT CAAAACACTGGGAGTGATGTCAATGTGCTCTACTCCACCCCATCCTGCTATCTGTATGAACTAAACAAGGCAAACCTGACCTG GTCTGTGAAGTCCGATGATTTCTTCCCGTATGCGGATGGTCCCCATCAGTTCTGGACGGGTTACTTCACCAGTCGCCCGGCTTTGAAACGATACGAGAGACTGAGTAACAATTTTCTCCAG GTCTGCAATCAGTTGGAGGTTTTGGGGGCCTCGGGTTCTCACATTGGCCCCTACGGCGTGGGAGACAGCTCTGTACTGA AGAAGGCGATGGGAGTGGCCCAGCATCATGATGCTGTGTCCGGGACAGAGAAGCAGCACGTTGCAGATGATTACGCCAAGAAGTTAGCCAAAGGCTGGGATCAGTGTGAG GTACTCATTAGCAATGCTCTGTCAAGTCTCAGTGGAATGAAACAGAATTTCATCTTCTGCAACAAACTCAACATCAGCGTCTGTCCTCGCATCGAAGAACTTGGCAAT TTTACAGTTACTCTCTACAATCCCTTGGCGAGAGCagtgagtgtatatgtgagaATCCCTGTTAACGGCACAGATTACACAGTTTCTGACCCCACAGGCAGCTCGGTACTAAACCAG gttgtTGCCGTGTCAAATTTTACAAAGAAACTGCGGAAAGACCGTGGCTATGCAGTGAACGAGCTGGTGTTCCCGGCCAGGGTTGCAGCATTGGGTTTTAGCACTTACAGTGTATCCAGGAAGTCAGACAGCTCCGTGTTTAGCAGACTGTTCAAGTCAGTGAGGAGAAAGAAAGGCCTCACAATTGAAAATAAG TATATCCGAGTATTATTTGACGTGGATACTGGCCTGATGAGTGGGATTGAGAACCTGCAGAAGAATCTTTCTCTACCTGTTACTCAGAGCTTCCATTG GTACAGTGCCAGTACAGGAAACCACAAGAGCAGTCAAAAGTCCGGAGCTTATATCTTTCGGCCGAAACAAGGGTCCCCTATCCCAATGTCCACAAACGTGAAGACATACACAGTCCAG ACGGACTTATTTCAGGAAGTTTATCAGAACGTTTCATCGTGGTGCTCACAAGTCGTCCGACTCTACAAAAACCAAAAGTTTGTCGAGCTGGAGTGGACCGTTGGGCCAATTCCAGTCGA TGACAACGTTGGCAAGGAAGTTATCAGCCGCTTCGACACGCCATTAAAAACAGATGGAATTTTCTACACGGATTCCAATGGGAGAGAGATCCTCACACGGAG GAGAGATTATCGACCTACATGGAAACTCAACCAAACGGAGCCTATTGCTGGAAACTACTACCCTGTGAACAGTCGTATTTACATGAAG GATGGCAAGACTCAGCTGACTGTACTGCCTGACCGCTCTCAGGGAGGAAGCAGCATCCGAGATGGTTCACTAGAGCTCATG GTTCATCGAAGACTGCTGTATGATGATAACAGAGGTGTCGGGGAGGCCTTGTCAGAGCCGGGTTATGATGGCAATGGGCTGATAGTGCGAGGGAAGCACCTTGTCTTCCTCGACACAGTCGACGCCTCTGCTGAGCTCCACAGACTGCAGGCACAGGCAGAGTACATGGCTCCATGGACCATCATGGCCGAAGGCACAGGAGCACCCTACAGTACCCATCTGAATCACATTTCTGAG TTCTCGGCCTTGAAGGAAGAGCTGCCCCAAAACCTCCATCTCCTGACCCTGGCTCAGTGGGATTCCCAATCCTTCCTGATACGGCTGGAACACCAGTTTGAAATGGGAGAGAGCAGCGTCTACTCGAAGCCTGTCACCGTGGATCTGGCT AATTTATTTTCTGCTTTTGAGATCACTTCTGTTGAGGAAATGTCTCTGGGTTTCAACCAGCGGAAGGAAGACGTGTCCAGACTGACCTGGAAAACTGTACAAG AAGCACACGATGTCAAGTCAGCCTCCAGCCGTAACGATATCTCCAAGCACACTGTGGTCCTCAATCCAATGGAGATCCGCACTTTCCGTGTTCACATTCAGCACCGGTAA